The Zingiber officinale cultivar Zhangliang chromosome 9A, Zo_v1.1, whole genome shotgun sequence genome window below encodes:
- the LOC122019868 gene encoding E3 ubiquitin protein ligase RIN2-like — MVYISYYDKTAKSNSICFAGSLSEWKGILIRHCGFILDMMTLLTALGHYFVIWWLHGLAFHLVDVVLFLNMRALISAIAKRIRTYLKLRKALTSLDGALPDATYEELRAFDDECAICRGPMVRAKKLSCNHLFHLVCLRSWLDQGLTDVYSCPTCRRPLFTSNVQGGIRSASGNAIDGQQVAEHLNLGLNQQRVPGHAPLGASPNPSQNTSDTIWRGAAFDSSLTPTWMNQGIDGASSSSSVTSVGFGGVQMMMRQLASVSENFAQGSLHDSAWNLWLPQHTAIPHIPPSSSTRLNRNAAGLRIRNTTSPVNSNMSELLTMVDRVREVLPHVPDELIVQDLLRTNNINITVNNLLVQ; from the exons ATGGTGTATATTTCATATTATGATAAAACAGCAAAATCTAATTCAATTTGCTTTGCAGGCTCTCTATCTGAATGGAAGGGCATTCTCATCAGACATTGTGGTTTCATTCTAGATATGATGACATTGCTAACAGCACTAGGCCATTACTTTGTTATCTGGTGGCTTCATGGCTTAGCATTTCATCTAGTAGATGTAGTTCTTTTTCTTAATATGCGT GCTCTTATAAGTGCAATTGCTAAGCGAATTAGAACATATCTTAAGTTGAGGAAAGCCCTTACTTCCCTAGATGGAGCACTTCCTGATGCTACATATGAGGAACTTCGTGCTTTTGACGATGAGTGTGCAATATGCCGA GGACCAATGGTGAGGGCCAAAAAACTGTCATGCAATCATCTATTCCATCTCGTGTGTTTGAGATCTTG GCTCGACCAGGGTTTGACTGATGTCTACTCTTGCCCAACATGCCGGAGGCCATTATTTACTTCTAATGTTCAAGGAGGCATAAGGTCTGCTTCTGGAAATGCTATAGATGGGCAACAAGTTGCTGAACATCTGAATTTAGGATTGAACCAACAAAGAGTTCCTGGTCATGCACCTTTAGGAGCATCTCCAAACCCATCACAGAATACTTCTGATACGATCTGGAG GGGTGCTGCATTCGACTCCAGTTTGACACCTACATGGATGAACCAAGGGATCGATGGTGCTAGTTCATCAAGTTCAGTCACATCCGTAGGATTTGGTGGGGTTCAGATGATGATGAGGCAGCTTGCATCTGTTAGTGAAAACTTTGCTCAGGGTTCTCTACATGATTCAGCTTGGAATCTGTGGCTTCCTCAGCATACTGCGATTCCTCATATTCCTCCATCCTCCTCCACGAGGTTGAATAGAAATGCAGCTGGTTTACGGATCAGGAACACCACATCCCCGGTTAACAGTAATATGTCAGAGTTACTCACTATGGTTGATAGAGTGCGTGAGGTCTTGCCACATGTTCCCGACGAACTAATTGTGCAG GATTTACTGAGAACCAACAACATCAACATCACTGTGAATAATCTTCTTGTACAATAA